Sequence from the Alkalibaculum bacchi genome:
CTCTCACAGGTGCTGCTAAAATTACCCCATCATACTGACTCACATCAGGTATTGTCCCTAGGTGAATTTTTGTAGGGTCCACCTCATTAAGGTTTTCTTCGCCTTCTGTTTGGATCCTCTCAATTTTCACATCATGACCTCTCTGGACAAGCTTTTCTTGTATTCCTTCAATGACGGAATAGGTGTTGCCTGATTTTGAATGAACGATAATGCCAATTTTCATTATTGCCTCCTAATTACGTATTTGCACATTGTATTACTACATTATACCTGAATTTGTATCGATAAAATAGTAAATAATTGCTAAATATGTAATTTTATAATTAAAATAAAATAGTAAAGTTTTTTACCCGTGAGACCTGACCCTAGAGCACTAGCAGCTGAAAGCTAATGGCTGGTTGCTAATGATTGTAATCTAAGTCAAAAAACAAAAATCCACTCATCACATTCTGGGGAACTGGTTTATTTAGTTCTACAATCCACACCTCCACTGGTGGCCGATCTTCCCTACATCCTGATAGATATGCAATTTTTAGACTGTCAGGAGACCAGTCCACAAAGGCGGAAGCAGGTATTTGATCAATTTTTGCTATCTTATCTGTAGTAAGCTCCATAATTGAAATAACACCATCTTCATCAATATAAGCAATTCTGTTGTTATTAGGGGACCAAAAGACTCTCGAATTTCTTCCTGCATTATCCACTGCTAAATAAACTTCGTCTCTTGACTGAGGTTTGTATAATACAATATAATCTCTAAATTGGTCTGTTAACAGTAAGGCAATTTGCCCTGAGACACTTGGAAGCCCATAAGGTATTTGTAGATTCATTCCAGGGATGATCTTAGTTGTTAGGCCAGGATTTGCCATTACAATAAAATCAGGTTGTGGTTGCCCATTTGAGGTTACATTGTATTTTGAAGCAATTTTGTACAGACTATCTCCTTGTTTAACCGTATAATAAGGTACGCCTCTAGGGACATTTAAAACCATCGCTGGAGTAATAACATAAGGCTGATCAATAGCATTTGCTGAAATTAAGGTGCGTAAAGGGATTTTATATTTTGTAGAAATAGAATGGAGAGTATCACCTGGTTGAACTACATATGTAGTTACGCCTGGAGGCATAGATAATTGCTGTCCAGGATAAATTAAATAGGGAGCAGATAAATTATTAGCCGCCATAAGGGAGGCTTGGGGAATACTCCAACGTGCTGCGATATTGCTCAAGGTATCTCCTGATTGAACCGTGTAGAAAAATTGCATAGTGTACCTCCTTTTTGAGATTCAATATATTCTATGTTCCAAAAGAGAAACCTTTACAATTTTATATTAAAACACAAAAAAGAAGACTAATAACGTCACTATAAACAAATGTGGCATTTGACGTAACCGCAATAAATCTGCAAAGAATGTATTTTAAGATTATCATTAAAAAAATATGTCGAATTATAAATTAATAATATGATTGACATTGTATTAAAGTGAATATATAATTATATTAAACATATTGATTTACTATGAAATAGAATAAAATTCGATGAAATATTTTAAGTTTTGTATTATATTGGGGGATCGTTATGGATAGGAGTCAAAAAAAATTAATCGACAATTTTACGGATGAGACATTACGAAAAATCTTAGAATTGAAGAAATCTATAAAATACGGATCCATAACCCTTATCATTCAGGATGGTTTTGTAGTGCAAATTGAAGCCAATGAAAAAATACGAATGAAGTAGAAAGTATAATTACATAAAAGCTGACCATAAAAAATGGAGGCTAAGTAAAGAAAGAAAACGGTTTTCTTTCTTTACTTAGCCTTTTTTGTTTAACTAGGGAAATTCAACCTTTGGACTTAGCTCCTGCCCAGTCATCCTATGCGCAAGCGAAGGATCTTAACCCAAAAGGAATACCCTAATGCTAGGAGCTAAAGACTACCGACTAGCGACTAAAGTGTCAAAAGTTTTCTGCTCAGTAAAAGGAGGAGATAAGATGAAGTGATTTTATGACAATGAACAATAAAACAAAAAATAAGAGGGAGAAGTAAATATGAAGATGATTAAACTACATAATTTAATCGAAAGAAAAGTAAGCAATAGGAGGTTCAAAGGATTGAGGAGAGGAATGTTTGTCATCCTTGCATTAATATTGATTATATCCTCTGTAGCTTGCACAAAATCACCTGAAACAAAAGAAGTTCGTACGCCTAAGGGGAAGGAGCCAGTAATGCTACTCAATGTATCTTACGATCCTACAAGGGAGCTTTATCAGGAATACAATAGTGCATTTAGTAAGTACTGGAAAGAGAAAATGGGTCAAGATGTCACAATTCAACAATCTCATGGAGGTTCAGGGAGTCAGGCTAGAACGGTTTTAGATGGAAATGAAGCGGATGTGGTGACATTAGCATTAGCTTATGATATCGATTCAATCAATACCAATAAAGAAATATTAAGTAAAGAGTGGCAAAGTCGCTTACCCAACAATTCTTCACCATATACATCGACCATGGTTTTTCTCGTTCGAAAGGGTAATCCAAAGAACATTAAAGATTGGGATGATTTGATTAAATCAGGGGTAGAAGTCATTACGCCAAACCCTAAGACCTCTGGCGGTGCTAGGTGGAATTATCTTGCAATCTGGGGATATGCTCTCAAAAACAATGGAGATGATCAAGGTAAGGCAAAGGATTTTGTGACAGCCCTTTATAAAAATGTACCAGTCTTGGATTCGGGTGCTCGTGGATCAACGACTACTTTTGTAGAACGGGGTTTGGGAGATGTTCTTCTAGCATGGGAAAACGAAGCTTTTCTTTCGCTCAATGAATTAGGTGAAGATGAATTTGAAATCGTTGTTCCCTCTATGAGTATCCTTGCAGAGCCACCAGTAACTGTTGTAGATTCCGTAGTTGACAAAAAGGGTACTCGGGAAGTTTCTGAGGCATATCTTGAGTACCTTTATAGCAATGAAGGTCAAGAGATCGCAGCGAAAAACTATTACAGACCTACCAATGAACAAATAGCAAAGAAATATGCATCTCAGTTTCCTGAGGTAAATCTCTTTACCATTGATGAAGTATTTGGTGGTTGGACAAAAGCACAAGAGGAACACTTTAGTGACGGAGGAATATTCGATCAAATTTATACAGGCAAGTAATTTAATAGCAGTAACTGAAAAATGGAGTTGAGTTTATGAACTTTACAACAAGAGCTTTTAAAGAAAAAAGAGTTCTACCTGGTTTTGGAATTACCATGGGTCTTACCCTTTTGTATATTACCTTTTTGGTTTTGATTCCAGTGTCTATGGTTTTTATCAATAGTTCCCAAATTGGTTGTGAGAAATTTTGGGAAATCGTTTCTAATGAAAGAGTGGTAGCCTCTTTAAAAATTTCTTTTAGTACATCATTATTGGCAGCTACAGTAAATACTATTTTTGGGCTGATTTTGGCTTGGGTTTTAGAACGATACACATTTCCTGGCAAAAAAATTATGGATGGATTTATTGATTTGCCTTTTGCCTTACCTACTGCTGTAGCAGGTATAGCTCTGACTACACTTTATGCTCAAAATGGTTATATTGGCAAGCTTTTTGCTCCATATGGAATAAAAATATCTTATACTCCTCTAGGAATTACTCTGGCGCTGATCTTCATTAGTTTTCCCTTTGTAGTGAGAACCGTTCAGCCTGTACTACAAAACATGGAAATCGAAGTGGAAGAGGCGGCAACTTCCCTTGGTGCTACAAGACGCCAGATCTTTTTTAAAGTCATCCTTCCTGAACTTTTGCCTGCACTAATCACTGGCTTTGCTCTTGCATTTGCAAGGGCTCTTGGAGAATATGGCTCGGTCGTCTTTATATCTGGCAATATGCCTTTAAGGACAGAAATAACGCCACTATTAATCCGCACGAAATTAGAGCAATATGATTATGCTGGTGGCACCGCTATTGCTGCAATTATGCTTATTCTTTCGTTCGCTATGCTTTTTTTCATCAACCTTTTTCAATGGTGGGCAGGTAACAAACATAGTACTGTAAGGGGTGAGTAAATGACTAGTAAAGATACCTTATATAAAACAACACCAAAACCTGTAAAAAAGGAATGGAAAATAGTTTCCTATATTTTAATCACTATTGCTTTGCTATTTTTCGTAATGATGCTCATAGTCCCACTTATTATAGTATTCATAAAAGCCTTTGAACAGGGAGTGGCTGTATATTACGCTTCAATAAGTGATCCAATAGCCTTAGAATCCATAAAACTCACCCTCACTACCATTGCCATAGTAGTACCCATAAACACAATATTTGGGCTCATCGCAGCTTGGGCAGTAGCAAAGTTTAGATTTAAAGGCAAAGAGCTCTTACTTACCATCATCGATTTGCCCTTTGCCATATCACCTGTTGTTGCAGGGCTAATCTTTGTCTTATTATTTAGTACAACTCATGGCCTTTTTGCCCCGATATTAAATGAACTGGGATT
This genomic interval carries:
- a CDS encoding LysM peptidoglycan-binding domain-containing protein, encoding MQFFYTVQSGDTLSNIAARWSIPQASLMAANNLSAPYLIYPGQQLSMPPGVTTYVVQPGDTLHSISTKYKIPLRTLISANAIDQPYVITPAMVLNVPRGVPYYTVKQGDSLYKIASKYNVTSNGQPQPDFIVMANPGLTTKIIPGMNLQIPYGLPSVSGQIALLLTDQFRDYIVLYKPQSRDEVYLAVDNAGRNSRVFWSPNNNRIAYIDEDGVISIMELTTDKIAKIDQIPASAFVDWSPDSLKIAYLSGCREDRPPVEVWIVELNKPVPQNVMSGFLFFDLDYNH
- a CDS encoding YezD family protein, which produces MDRSQKKLIDNFTDETLRKILELKKSIKYGSITLIIQDGFVVQIEANEKIRMK
- a CDS encoding sulfate ABC transporter substrate-binding protein; the encoded protein is MFVILALILIISSVACTKSPETKEVRTPKGKEPVMLLNVSYDPTRELYQEYNSAFSKYWKEKMGQDVTIQQSHGGSGSQARTVLDGNEADVVTLALAYDIDSINTNKEILSKEWQSRLPNNSSPYTSTMVFLVRKGNPKNIKDWDDLIKSGVEVITPNPKTSGGARWNYLAIWGYALKNNGDDQGKAKDFVTALYKNVPVLDSGARGSTTTFVERGLGDVLLAWENEAFLSLNELGEDEFEIVVPSMSILAEPPVTVVDSVVDKKGTREVSEAYLEYLYSNEGQEIAAKNYYRPTNEQIAKKYASQFPEVNLFTIDEVFGGWTKAQEEHFSDGGIFDQIYTGK
- the cysT gene encoding sulfate ABC transporter permease subunit CysT, translating into MNFTTRAFKEKRVLPGFGITMGLTLLYITFLVLIPVSMVFINSSQIGCEKFWEIVSNERVVASLKISFSTSLLAATVNTIFGLILAWVLERYTFPGKKIMDGFIDLPFALPTAVAGIALTTLYAQNGYIGKLFAPYGIKISYTPLGITLALIFISFPFVVRTVQPVLQNMEIEVEEAATSLGATRRQIFFKVILPELLPALITGFALAFARALGEYGSVVFISGNMPLRTEITPLLIRTKLEQYDYAGGTAIAAIMLILSFAMLFFINLFQWWAGNKHSTVRGE